A single window of Flagellimonas maritima DNA harbors:
- the katG gene encoding catalase/peroxidase HPI: MENNENYNSQGNAWDVNESSAKCPFLNGEMNQAAGGGTTNKDWWPNALNLNILRQHSNLTDPMDEDFDYAKEFKSLDLNAIKQDLTDLMTDSQDWWPADYGHYGPFFIRMAWHAAGTYRIADGRGGGSTGAQRFAPLNSWPDNANLDKARLLLWPIKKKYGKKISWADLLILTGNVAHESMGLEMFGFGGGRKDIWQPEEDIYWGSEGEWLGNKERYNKDGDLESPLGAAHMGLIYVNPEGPNANPDPVAAAHDIRETFGRMAMNDYETVALIAGGHTFGKTHGAASDAEFIEIEPAGASIEMQSMGWKNNFGSGIGADTITSGLEGAWTDTPIKWSHKYLENLFNYEWELTKSPAGAHQWQPKDGAGAGTIPDAHDPEKKHAPFMLTTDLSLRMDPDYEKISRHFLENPKEFADAYARAWFKLTHRDMGPKDCYLGSEVPKEELLWQDPVPSVDHELVNEHDIDELKKRVLASGLTISELVATAWASASTFRGSDRRGGANGARVRLAPQKDWEVNNPEQLSKVLETLEAIQNEFNNSQNSGKKVSLADLIVLAGSAAIEEAAKNAGHTIQVPFTAGRTDASKEQTDVESFEALEPRADGFRNYVKGNSNAKAEELLVDKAQLMTLTIPEMTVLVGGMRVLNTNYDNSNHGVFTDKKESLTNDFFVNLIDLGTTWKATSSDEVSFEGSDRKTGSSKWTGSRVDLIFGSNTELRAIAEVYACDDAKEKFINDFVAAWTKVMNLDRFDLG, encoded by the coding sequence ATGGAGAACAACGAAAACTACAATTCTCAGGGAAATGCTTGGGATGTTAATGAATCAAGTGCAAAATGCCCTTTTTTGAACGGTGAGATGAACCAAGCTGCCGGTGGTGGAACGACCAATAAAGATTGGTGGCCAAATGCATTAAACCTAAATATTCTTCGTCAACACTCTAATCTAACGGATCCCATGGACGAGGATTTTGACTACGCCAAGGAATTTAAATCCCTTGATTTGAATGCCATCAAACAAGATCTTACAGATTTAATGACCGATAGTCAAGATTGGTGGCCTGCCGATTACGGCCATTATGGTCCTTTCTTCATCCGAATGGCATGGCATGCCGCAGGAACGTATCGGATAGCGGATGGTCGCGGAGGCGGAAGTACAGGAGCACAACGTTTTGCTCCATTAAACAGCTGGCCCGATAATGCTAATTTGGATAAGGCCAGATTATTGCTATGGCCGATAAAAAAGAAATACGGAAAAAAAATCTCTTGGGCAGATTTATTGATTTTAACTGGAAATGTAGCCCACGAGTCAATGGGATTGGAAATGTTCGGTTTTGGTGGAGGCCGTAAAGATATTTGGCAGCCCGAAGAGGATATTTACTGGGGCTCTGAAGGCGAATGGCTTGGAAATAAAGAACGCTACAATAAAGATGGAGATTTAGAAAGTCCATTGGGAGCGGCCCACATGGGACTGATATATGTTAACCCTGAAGGACCAAATGCAAATCCAGACCCTGTTGCAGCAGCGCACGATATCCGCGAGACTTTTGGAAGAATGGCAATGAACGATTACGAAACTGTTGCACTAATTGCTGGGGGACATACCTTTGGCAAGACCCATGGTGCGGCCAGCGATGCAGAATTTATCGAAATCGAGCCTGCAGGAGCATCCATTGAAATGCAGAGTATGGGCTGGAAGAATAACTTTGGATCGGGAATTGGAGCAGATACCATAACCAGTGGATTGGAAGGAGCTTGGACAGATACACCAATAAAGTGGAGCCATAAATATTTGGAGAACCTGTTCAATTACGAGTGGGAATTAACCAAAAGTCCGGCTGGGGCACATCAATGGCAGCCAAAAGATGGCGCAGGTGCAGGAACCATTCCAGATGCCCATGATCCAGAAAAGAAACATGCACCATTTATGCTGACTACGGACCTGTCATTGCGTATGGACCCGGATTATGAGAAAATTTCCAGACACTTTCTTGAAAATCCCAAAGAATTTGCAGACGCATATGCTCGTGCCTGGTTCAAATTAACTCATCGAGATATGGGACCCAAAGATTGTTACCTAGGTTCTGAAGTACCTAAAGAAGAATTGCTTTGGCAAGATCCAGTGCCTTCGGTAGACCATGAACTGGTCAATGAGCATGATATTGATGAACTAAAGAAAAGAGTACTTGCCTCTGGCCTAACCATTTCAGAATTGGTTGCCACAGCTTGGGCTTCGGCATCCACATTCCGTGGTTCTGATCGTAGGGGCGGTGCCAACGGTGCTAGAGTTCGATTGGCTCCCCAAAAGGATTGGGAGGTCAATAACCCAGAACAACTATCAAAAGTATTGGAAACACTGGAGGCCATTCAAAATGAGTTCAATAATTCACAGAACAGTGGCAAAAAGGTATCACTCGCAGATTTAATTGTATTGGCAGGATCAGCTGCCATCGAGGAAGCTGCCAAGAATGCCGGCCATACTATACAAGTACCTTTTACGGCCGGTCGTACAGATGCTTCAAAAGAACAAACAGATGTTGAATCATTTGAAGCTCTTGAACCACGTGCGGATGGTTTCCGAAACTATGTAAAAGGAAACTCAAACGCCAAGGCTGAAGAGCTATTGGTAGACAAGGCACAATTAATGACACTTACAATACCGGAAATGACCGTACTGGTTGGTGGAATGCGAGTCTTGAATACTAACTATGACAATTCAAACCATGGGGTGTTCACCGATAAAAAAGAATCGCTGACCAATGATTTCTTTGTCAATCTTATCGATTTGGGCACTACTTGGAAAGCTACGTCCAGTGATGAGGTTTCTTTTGAAGGATCGGATAGAAAGACAGGTAGTTCAAAATGGACAGGTTCTCGCGTTGATTTAATTTTTGGTTCCAATACAGAGCTCCGTGCTATTGCCGAGGTTTATGCCTGTGACGATGCAAAGGAAAAATTTATAAATGACTTTGTTGCAGCATGGACCAAAGTCATGAACCTAGATCGTTTTGATTTAGGTTAA
- a CDS encoding DUF5689 domain-containing protein → MKKGFNRIIPYLIILHIISACVNNGEYDVPRNTCESGLVANITLVDLFNMLEEKTFQIQEDLVIDGYVISSDREGNFFGTLYIQDNPSNPTGGFQIDIDLRESHLFFEVGSKVLIKLKGLYLGSNGESFKLGGSFLAFGNLSVGRLPALKVHEHIFLSCDAAVKIEPVPTQIPNLKSSIDKTLVSFDGLEVIEEELDSIFAMAKKETERTLQDCEENNIKILNSGFSDFQDDVLPEGNGSITGVLLKDGDDFQIVIRFLEDIDFSNERCPEIITEFTSKSIFISELADPENNTGARFVELYNAAKEPLNLNKWTLRRYTNDNIEVSSTIDLSEMIIGAESTFLISPNASEFELVYGFAPDLGVSTNSPADSNGDDNLELVDPFGTIIDVFGVVGVDGTGTDHEFEDGRAIRKLEISKANATYTFSEWDIFNDTGGSGTTNQPQNAPGDFTPGLRE, encoded by the coding sequence ATGAAAAAAGGATTTAACCGCATAATACCATACCTGATTATTTTGCATATTATATCGGCCTGTGTGAACAATGGAGAATATGATGTACCAAGAAATACCTGCGAATCTGGGTTGGTGGCCAATATTACATTGGTGGATTTATTTAATATGCTAGAAGAGAAGACTTTTCAAATTCAAGAGGATTTGGTTATCGACGGCTATGTTATCTCATCGGACAGGGAAGGAAATTTTTTTGGCACATTATATATTCAGGATAATCCTTCCAACCCGACAGGTGGATTTCAGATAGATATTGATTTGCGAGAATCACATTTGTTTTTTGAAGTTGGAAGTAAAGTTTTAATTAAGTTAAAAGGCCTTTATCTAGGTTCTAACGGGGAATCATTTAAGCTTGGAGGCTCTTTCTTGGCATTTGGAAACCTTTCAGTAGGAAGATTACCTGCATTAAAAGTACATGAGCATATTTTTCTATCCTGTGATGCCGCAGTAAAAATAGAACCCGTTCCTACACAAATACCGAACTTAAAAAGTTCCATAGATAAGACTCTGGTCAGTTTTGATGGACTGGAAGTCATTGAAGAAGAACTGGACAGTATTTTTGCGATGGCTAAAAAAGAGACAGAACGTACCTTACAAGATTGTGAAGAGAACAATATCAAAATACTCAATAGTGGTTTTTCTGACTTTCAGGACGATGTTTTGCCAGAAGGAAATGGTAGTATTACAGGTGTTTTACTAAAAGATGGAGATGATTTTCAAATTGTTATCAGATTTTTGGAAGATATCGATTTTTCCAACGAACGCTGTCCAGAGATTATCACGGAATTTACATCAAAAAGTATTTTTATTTCAGAATTGGCCGATCCAGAAAACAATACCGGGGCACGGTTTGTAGAATTGTATAATGCTGCAAAAGAGCCGTTAAATTTGAACAAATGGACTCTTAGGAGATACACCAACGATAATATAGAGGTGAGTTCCACTATAGACCTATCTGAGATGATAATAGGTGCAGAAAGTACATTTTTAATATCTCCAAATGCAAGTGAGTTTGAGTTGGTATACGGTTTTGCACCAGATTTAGGAGTATCTACGAACAGCCCTGCCGATTCCAATGGAGACGACAATCTGGAACTTGTAGACCCCTTTGGTACGATTATCGATGTTTTTGGAGTCGTAGGGGTTGACGGAACAGGGACAGACCACGAGTTTGAAGATGGCAGGGCTATACGAAAACTGGAAATATCGAAGGCAAATGCAACTTATACTTTCAGCGAATGGGATATTTTTAATGATACAGGAGGTTCTGGCACAACCAACCAGCCCCAAAATGCTCCAGGGGATTTTACCCCAGGTTTACGAGAATGA
- a CDS encoding DinB family protein yields the protein MKKFIVPIVLLLLFSFTTNSVKLTDDDRKMAIKHLTQTRDHMTDALEGLTDEQLNFKSDENAWSIAECVEHLAISENAFGGLVQKTVATGANPAMKDSVKLKDDQLMGLITDRTNKVKTSETFEPSGGFGSHEATLEAFMDKRKEHIEYVKTTEDDLRNRYNSDLPFGTIDGVLLIVFMAGHTERHVLQMEEIMEHEDFPIEEEEDK from the coding sequence ATGAAAAAATTTATCGTACCCATTGTGTTACTGCTACTTTTTAGCTTTACCACAAACAGTGTAAAACTTACGGATGATGATCGTAAAATGGCAATCAAACATCTTACCCAGACCCGTGATCATATGACCGATGCTCTTGAAGGACTTACTGATGAACAACTGAATTTTAAATCGGATGAAAACGCATGGTCCATTGCTGAATGTGTTGAACATCTTGCCATTTCTGAAAATGCTTTTGGAGGACTGGTCCAAAAAACTGTTGCTACAGGTGCAAATCCAGCAATGAAGGATTCCGTAAAATTAAAGGATGACCAGCTTATGGGCCTTATTACCGATCGCACCAATAAAGTAAAAACATCGGAGACCTTTGAGCCAAGTGGAGGGTTTGGTTCGCACGAAGCTACCTTAGAAGCTTTTATGGATAAGAGAAAAGAACATATTGAGTATGTAAAAACTACAGAAGATGATCTAAGAAATCGTTATAACAGTGATCTGCCTTTTGGCACAATTGATGGCGTACTGTTGATCGTCTTTATGGCCGGCCACACAGAACGCCATGTTCTCCAAATGGAAGAGATTATGGAGCATGAAGATTTTCCTATAGAGGAGGAAGAGGACAAATAA
- a CDS encoding response regulator, with translation MKKIETSCIIDDDPIFIYGTKRIMKEIDFCNDILVFNNGQDAMDGLNELTSQGKDLPSVIFLDLNMPIMNGWEFLEDFVQIPNNNREKVTVYIISSSVDPRDLERIKNYDVVNNYILKPLSPQDLEEVLESMI, from the coding sequence ATGAAAAAGATAGAAACAAGTTGCATCATAGATGATGATCCCATTTTTATTTATGGAACCAAAAGAATTATGAAAGAAATAGACTTCTGCAATGATATTTTGGTCTTTAATAATGGGCAAGATGCCATGGACGGTCTTAATGAATTGACCTCGCAGGGCAAAGACTTGCCTTCTGTCATTTTTTTAGATTTAAATATGCCCATTATGAACGGATGGGAGTTCTTGGAAGACTTTGTTCAGATTCCCAATAATAATAGGGAAAAGGTTACGGTATACATTATCAGCTCTTCTGTAGATCCCAGGGATTTGGAACGTATAAAAAATTATGACGTTGTAAACAACTATATTTTAAAACCTCTTTCCCCTCAAGATTTAGAAGAGGTATTGGAGTCCATGATTTAG
- a CDS encoding amidohydrolase: MSLELKIALVQSALIWEDPDANRAMFAKKIAAIRSSVDLIVLPEMFTTGFTMSPKNIASSEGSKTVKWMQRISREKNVAITGSIVFTENDENYNRLFFCFPNGKYEEYDKKHTFTLAGEHEVYTAGKSKLIVQYKGFKLKPLICYDLRFPVWSRNTEDYDIILYVANWPKPRIDAWDTLLKARAIENMSYCIGVNRIGLDNLGHEYSGHSAVYDTLGNQISYSEDEEILYATLVKQHIDSTRNKLKFLEDRDDFNLI, from the coding sequence ATGAGCCTTGAACTGAAAATAGCACTTGTTCAGTCCGCATTGATTTGGGAAGATCCAGATGCCAACAGGGCCATGTTCGCTAAAAAAATAGCAGCTATAAGAAGTAGTGTGGATTTGATTGTACTTCCAGAAATGTTTACTACGGGCTTTACCATGAGTCCTAAAAATATAGCTTCTAGTGAAGGTTCAAAAACAGTAAAATGGATGCAGCGAATTTCCCGTGAAAAGAATGTAGCTATTACAGGAAGTATTGTATTTACTGAGAACGATGAAAATTACAATCGACTATTCTTTTGTTTTCCGAACGGGAAATATGAAGAATATGATAAAAAGCACACTTTTACTTTAGCGGGAGAACATGAGGTTTACACAGCTGGAAAATCAAAATTAATAGTTCAGTACAAAGGGTTTAAACTAAAACCTTTGATTTGCTATGATCTAAGATTTCCAGTTTGGTCAAGAAATACAGAAGATTACGATATAATCCTATATGTCGCAAATTGGCCAAAACCAAGAATTGATGCATGGGATACTTTGCTTAAAGCACGTGCCATTGAAAATATGTCTTATTGTATTGGCGTAAATAGAATTGGATTGGACAACCTTGGGCATGAATATTCAGGTCATTCCGCAGTTTATGATACTTTGGGAAATCAAATTTCTTATTCGGAAGATGAGGAAATACTCTATGCTACACTTGTTAAGCAACATATTGACTCAACTAGAAACAAACTTAAATTCCTTGAAGACCGAGATGACTTTAATCTGATATGA
- a CDS encoding Ig-like domain-containing protein has product MQYLKKLLSFSFLILMGLALWQCARRGNPTGGPEDITPPELIKAEPDNFSINFKADKIKLSFDEFVKLEDVQSQLIVSPPLKYPIEVKPLGGASKFIEIKIKDTLKENTTYTLNFGQSIVDNNEGNPNSFLSYVFSTGTYIDSLTLSGAVRDAFNRKADEYISVMLYELDSAYTDSTIYKTPPNYLTSTSDSLPLFELKNLKAGEYAIVAIKDVNKNNIFDQRQDKIGFLQDTITIPTDSTYLLNLFQELPDYSISVPSYVAKNHILFGYQGDYRDIQIETLIDLPDSVKTTILKDREKDTLNYWLTPTDIDSIVFTIENTKLERIDTFTVKTRKLALDSLKLKTNVSGRFNFEDTFSILANTPLVNLDSSKVDFFISDSLSAPYDYALDTLENKFDFDFDIEPNQRYRFTFLPGAITDFFGMENDSLEYSFSTGSFADYGNLRVNISGSASYPLIVQLTDSKGEVVREILATEPKIFEFNNLEPAQYTIRVIFDDNGNGIWDTGSYLKKIQPEKVSYYPDVIDVRANWELEQTFIISD; this is encoded by the coding sequence ATGCAATATCTAAAAAAACTGCTGAGCTTTTCTTTTCTTATATTAATGGGTTTAGCGCTTTGGCAATGTGCCAGAAGAGGCAATCCAACGGGTGGACCGGAAGACATTACTCCGCCTGAACTAATAAAAGCGGAACCTGATAATTTCTCAATCAATTTTAAAGCGGATAAAATTAAATTGTCCTTTGATGAATTTGTAAAATTGGAGGATGTGCAAAGTCAATTAATTGTTTCTCCACCATTAAAGTACCCAATAGAAGTAAAACCATTGGGTGGGGCAAGCAAGTTTATAGAAATTAAAATAAAGGACACTTTAAAAGAAAATACAACATATACGCTCAATTTTGGGCAAAGTATCGTAGACAATAATGAAGGAAACCCCAATAGCTTTTTAAGCTATGTTTTTTCCACGGGCACTTACATAGATTCTTTAACTTTATCCGGGGCCGTAAGGGATGCTTTTAATAGAAAGGCCGATGAATATATAAGTGTAATGCTTTATGAGTTGGACAGTGCTTACACAGATTCCACAATTTATAAAACACCACCTAATTATTTAACAAGTACTTCTGACAGTTTGCCGCTCTTTGAGCTCAAAAATCTTAAAGCGGGTGAATATGCCATTGTCGCTATAAAAGATGTGAACAAGAACAACATTTTCGATCAAAGACAGGATAAAATAGGTTTTTTACAAGATACAATTACGATTCCAACTGATTCCACTTATCTATTGAATCTATTTCAAGAACTCCCTGATTATAGTATTTCAGTGCCTAGTTATGTTGCCAAAAATCATATTCTTTTTGGATACCAAGGAGACTACAGGGATATTCAAATAGAAACGCTGATCGATCTGCCAGATTCCGTAAAGACGACCATATTGAAGGATCGGGAAAAGGATACCTTGAATTATTGGCTTACTCCTACAGATATCGATTCAATCGTTTTTACCATAGAGAATACTAAATTGGAAAGAATAGATACGTTCACTGTAAAAACCAGAAAACTAGCGTTGGATTCTTTGAAACTGAAAACGAATGTGAGCGGGAGGTTCAATTTTGAGGATACTTTTAGTATTTTGGCAAATACGCCATTGGTAAACTTGGATTCTAGTAAAGTTGATTTTTTCATTAGTGATTCTCTTAGCGCACCTTATGATTACGCCTTGGATACCCTTGAAAATAAATTTGATTTTGATTTTGACATTGAACCAAACCAACGGTATCGCTTTACGTTTCTTCCAGGCGCCATAACCGATTTTTTTGGTATGGAAAACGATTCTCTGGAATATTCTTTTTCAACAGGAAGCTTTGCCGATTATGGAAACTTGCGTGTCAATATAAGCGGTTCGGCGAGTTATCCTTTAATAGTGCAGTTAACGGATAGCAAGGGTGAAGTGGTTCGTGAAATACTGGCGACAGAGCCCAAAATATTTGAGTTCAATAATCTAGAACCGGCACAGTATACAATCCGCGTAATTTTTGATGATAATGGAAACGGGATTTGGGATACTGGTAGCTACCTCAAAAAAATTCAGCCCGAAAAAGTAAGTTATTATCCGGATGTTATTGATGTTCGTGCCAATTGGGAACTGGAACAGACGTTTATCATATCAGATTAA
- a CDS encoding PAS domain S-box protein: METLSANFLIKDSPTPIAVLDRNMCFINHSAIWLQEFDLLDKTIIGKSFYKVMQPTPNELKNIYEECLKGLSSSNNGRKFIFPNGLVKWLKWKINPWKYEDGSIGGLIIVQEDITKEKRRIELLQIAESVARIGGWDVDLVTNQVFWTKVTKEIHEVPSDYVPSIEEGINFYKEGKHRKSIRKLVEDSILNGTPWDTELVIVTAKGKELWVRAKGEAEMLNGKCIRLQGTFQDIDKRKKAELKSKMISDRLAIATKGANVGIWDFDIQKNELVWDDNMYNLYGIDKKDFDGVYQAWQSGLHPEDKERGDREIAMAISGEKEFDTEFRVVWPTGEIRHIKAYAVTQRDKEGKAIKMTGTNWDITELKRTRLKLEKIEESFTDTFKNSAIGMALVGLDGKILKANKMLCESLDYSEKEILSLTFKDITYAEDLDKDALLLKEVIDGKRESFRVEKRYLHKNGDLIHAILTLTVVKTIEGKPSHFIAQVLDITSRIKAESKHKEISERLNMATSVANIGIWDYRIKENVVLCNENMYAMYGISEDSSDILNEWMNRIHPEDRERVSQELELTITEEKPFNIQFRGIRPDGNIVHLIAFGEAQKGIEGDIENIIGANWDITELKTTRLKLERSQESFEKTFENSAVGMALVGLDGSWVSVNKGLCNSLGYTQDELLKLTFQDITHPDDLDLDLKLLRQVIKGEISTYQIEKRYFHKDGNLVSAILTVTAVKDIQGNLSHFISQILDISSRIQAEKRTKKLLLVTKEQNESLLNFAHIVSHNLRSHSSNLSMLTGFLSSEKDDTERENLLAMLHNASESLGETVMHLNEVVQVKVGASEKVKKVNIFKTLKNVEKNLSILLKDKNAICTIEIPKELKIKGIPAYFDSIFLNLLSNSIKYSSPKRQLVIKVSAVENDSLTTISFEDNGLGIDLERHAKKLFGMYKTFHRHKDAKGIGLFITKNQIEAMNGTIEVESTVDVGTKFLLTFDSSQNS; the protein is encoded by the coding sequence TTGGAAACGCTATCTGCCAACTTTCTAATTAAAGATTCCCCAACACCTATCGCCGTACTGGACCGCAATATGTGTTTTATCAACCATTCCGCGATATGGCTTCAAGAATTTGATCTTCTAGATAAAACCATCATTGGAAAGTCATTTTACAAAGTAATGCAACCTACTCCAAACGAGTTGAAAAACATTTACGAAGAGTGCCTTAAAGGTTTGTCCAGTTCCAATAATGGTAGAAAATTTATATTTCCCAATGGATTGGTAAAATGGTTAAAATGGAAAATAAATCCATGGAAATATGAGGATGGTAGTATTGGTGGATTAATTATAGTTCAAGAGGACATTACAAAAGAAAAGAGAAGGATCGAATTATTGCAAATAGCAGAGAGCGTTGCTCGCATTGGGGGTTGGGACGTTGATTTAGTCACCAATCAAGTCTTTTGGACCAAAGTAACCAAAGAAATTCATGAAGTGCCGAGTGATTATGTCCCATCTATTGAAGAAGGAATAAATTTTTACAAGGAAGGAAAACACCGGAAGTCAATCAGAAAATTGGTTGAAGATAGTATACTGAACGGTACACCCTGGGATACCGAATTGGTCATCGTAACCGCAAAAGGCAAAGAACTTTGGGTACGTGCAAAAGGTGAGGCCGAAATGCTGAATGGAAAATGCATTCGCCTACAGGGAACTTTCCAAGACATCGACAAAAGAAAAAAAGCTGAGTTAAAATCCAAAATGATAAGTGATAGATTGGCCATTGCCACCAAAGGTGCCAATGTAGGAATATGGGATTTTGATATTCAAAAAAATGAACTTGTCTGGGATGATAATATGTACAATTTATATGGTATCGATAAAAAAGATTTTGATGGGGTATACCAAGCTTGGCAGTCAGGACTACATCCAGAAGATAAAGAAAGAGGGGACAGAGAGATAGCAATGGCCATCTCCGGTGAAAAGGAATTTGATACTGAGTTTAGGGTTGTCTGGCCTACGGGAGAAATAAGACATATTAAAGCTTATGCGGTTACCCAAAGGGATAAAGAGGGAAAGGCCATTAAAATGACTGGGACCAATTGGGATATAACGGAGCTCAAACGAACTAGATTAAAACTTGAAAAAATTGAAGAATCCTTCACGGACACATTTAAAAATTCGGCCATAGGTATGGCTTTGGTCGGGCTTGATGGTAAAATCCTCAAAGCAAATAAGATGCTCTGTGAAAGTTTAGACTATTCCGAAAAGGAGATATTATCATTGACATTCAAGGATATCACTTATGCAGAAGATTTGGATAAAGATGCCCTGTTGCTCAAGGAAGTCATTGATGGCAAGCGTGAAAGCTTTCGGGTCGAAAAAAGATATTTGCACAAAAATGGCGATTTGATACATGCAATCCTTACTCTAACTGTTGTAAAGACCATTGAGGGAAAACCCTCTCATTTTATCGCACAAGTACTTGATATTACTTCAAGAATCAAAGCAGAGTCAAAGCATAAAGAAATTTCGGAGCGTTTAAATATGGCTACGAGCGTGGCCAATATTGGTATTTGGGATTACAGGATAAAAGAAAATGTCGTTCTCTGTAATGAAAACATGTATGCAATGTATGGGATATCGGAGGATTCATCAGATATCTTAAACGAATGGATGAATAGGATCCACCCTGAAGATAGGGAACGCGTATCTCAAGAGCTGGAATTGACCATAACTGAAGAAAAACCGTTCAACATACAATTTAGAGGTATTAGACCTGATGGCAATATCGTTCATTTGATTGCTTTTGGTGAGGCACAAAAAGGAATAGAAGGGGATATAGAAAACATCATTGGAGCCAATTGGGACATTACCGAACTAAAAACTACAAGATTAAAGCTGGAACGTAGCCAAGAATCCTTTGAAAAAACTTTTGAAAACTCGGCAGTAGGCATGGCATTGGTCGGCTTAGACGGCAGCTGGGTTTCTGTCAATAAAGGTTTATGCAATAGTCTCGGCTATACCCAAGATGAATTACTGAAGCTTACTTTTCAGGATATAACCCATCCAGACGACCTTGATCTTGATCTTAAACTGTTACGGCAGGTGATTAAGGGAGAGATATCTACGTATCAGATTGAAAAGCGTTATTTTCACAAAGATGGTAATTTGGTTTCAGCAATATTAACAGTTACAGCGGTTAAAGATATACAAGGAAATTTATCGCACTTTATTTCACAAATACTAGATATAAGCTCAAGGATACAAGCTGAAAAACGTACTAAAAAATTATTGCTCGTCACAAAAGAGCAAAACGAGAGTCTATTGAATTTTGCCCATATCGTATCACATAACTTAAGATCTCATTCCAGTAATCTGTCCATGCTAACAGGATTCCTATCATCTGAAAAAGACGATACTGAACGTGAAAATCTATTGGCGATGCTCCATAATGCTTCGGAAAGTTTAGGAGAAACCGTAATGCATCTCAACGAAGTAGTGCAAGTAAAAGTTGGTGCTTCCGAAAAAGTAAAAAAGGTCAATATCTTTAAAACCCTCAAAAATGTAGAAAAAAATCTCAGTATTTTATTAAAGGATAAAAATGCAATTTGCACAATAGAAATTCCAAAAGAATTAAAAATAAAGGGTATTCCTGCTTACTTTGACAGTATTTTTCTTAATTTGTTGTCCAATAGTATTAAATATTCATCTCCAAAACGGCAACTTGTTATAAAAGTAAGTGCCGTAGAGAACGATAGTTTAACTACTATTTCCTTTGAGGACAATGGTCTGGGGATAGATTTGGAAAGACACGCCAAAAAACTATTTGGCATGTACAAAACATTCCATAGACACAAAGATGCCAAGGGAATAGGGCTGTTCATAACCAAAAATCAAATTGAGGCCATGAACGGAACTATAGAAGTTGAAAGCACGGTAGATGTTGGTACAAAATTTCTATTGACATTTGATTCTTCGCAAAATTCGTAA
- a CDS encoding ankyrin repeat domain-containing protein: MDEKENFFNQIRNGNVKSVEELLQGNKRLLESFDQRGSTPLVISTYYGHENISKLLLDNGAKVDAKDSSGNTALMGVCFKGYTEIAKLLIASGADVNHVNAMGATSLIYAATFNRIEIARLLLEHGADSTRKDARGNTALDQAKMQENKPLMELLQNYS; this comes from the coding sequence ATGGATGAGAAGGAAAATTTCTTTAATCAAATTAGAAATGGCAACGTCAAATCGGTAGAGGAACTGTTGCAAGGCAATAAGCGATTATTGGAGTCCTTTGATCAAAGAGGCTCTACACCATTGGTAATTTCCACATATTATGGCCATGAAAACATCTCAAAGCTTTTGTTGGACAATGGAGCAAAAGTAGATGCTAAGGACAGTTCCGGTAATACAGCTTTAATGGGAGTATGTTTTAAGGGCTACACTGAGATTGCCAAATTATTGATAGCTTCTGGAGCCGACGTCAACCATGTCAATGCCATGGGCGCTACAAGCCTTATCTATGCAGCGACCTTCAACCGCATCGAAATTGCCCGATTATTATTGGAGCATGGAGCAGACAGCACCCGCAAAGACGCTCGCGGAAATACAGCTTTGGACCAAGCTAAAATGCAGGAAAACAAACCACTGATGGAATTATTGCAAAACTATTCTTAA